CGATTTTTACTCCCTAAATAATTATTCTCTAATCTATAGTATTATCCTTTTTTATTAGTCCAAATTTTCTACAATCTTCTTCAATTCAGATTTAATCTCTTTAGCACAAGATCTATAAACAGAAATAGGTTGTCCAAAAGGATCAGATATATCAACATTATCTATATCCCCTTTTAAACTAGCTAACTTTCTTTTCTCTGGCATTAATGTTTGAGACAAGTCTATTTCCAGTTCTTCTATTCTCTTTTCTATAGTTTCTAAATTAATGAGCAACTTATTTCTTTTCTTTTCTAACTCTTCGATCTCTTCTTGATGATCAGATATAAAATTGTTTCTTTTTCTATCAATGATTTTATATATTTCTTCTATCTGATCTGTTTCTGCTTGAATATCTTCTGCTCTAGATGAATATTCTTTTAAAGTATATACCTTAGCTCTAAACTCCGGATATTGATCTAAAACATATAATTTATGCCTTTGAGTCATAGTTAGAATAATATCAGCCTCTTTCACCAAATTTTTTGTTAAAGGAGTTGTCTGGTGAGTTGTTAAATCAATATCTGAATCTTTCATCACTTCAATAGCCTGACTAGCTGCACTTCCACCTTTAAAAGCAGATATTCCAGCTGATTTAACTTCATATCCTTCTTTCCCAGCATCAACTAGTAAATCCTTTAATAAAGCTTCAGCCATACTACTACGACAGGTATTACCTGTACAAACTAATAGAAATTTTTTCTTCATACTATCCACCTCCTTCAATATTCATTATCTGTTAAGGTCACTGTTAGGAAAAAAGAAAATGAATACCTAATAGTATAAGAACTATACCTCCTAATAGCTCAGAGTTTTCACTAACTAATCCCCCTATTTTACCTCCTAAAATTAAACCTACCATTACCATTATAGTAACTATAACACCAAAAACAAAGCAATTAAAGATCATACTAGAATCTAACATACCTAAACTAACTCCAACTGATAGCGCATCAATACTTACACTCAATGCTAATATAATTAGAGACCAACCATATAATTGAAAACTATAATCTTGATCTTCTTTATTACTTAGATTTTCATAAATCATGATCATCCCCAAAATCATCAATATTCCTGATCCAATAGCTGTAGTTATACTATCAATTGTGCCTTCAAAATAATAATTACCAAAAAAATTATGTAAAAAAGCCCCTAAATTAATTCCTACTAAAGGCATTAAGATATGAAAGACCCCTATCATAAAACTTAATTTTAATAATAATAATAACCTTAAATTTTTAGTACCTATTGCAAGAGATACTGAGAAGGCATCTGTACCTA
Above is a window of Orenia marismortui DSM 5156 DNA encoding:
- a CDS encoding arsenate reductase/protein-tyrosine-phosphatase family protein — protein: MKKKFLLVCTGNTCRSSMAEALLKDLLVDAGKEGYEVKSAGISAFKGGSAASQAIEVMKDSDIDLTTHQTTPLTKNLVKEADIILTMTQRHKLYVLDQYPEFRAKVYTLKEYSSRAEDIQAETDQIEEIYKIIDRKRNNFISDHQEEIEELEKKRNKLLINLETIEKRIEELEIDLSQTLMPEKRKLASLKGDIDNVDISDPFGQPISVYRSCAKEIKSELKKIVENLD
- a CDS encoding manganese efflux pump MntP, with translation MSIIEVITLGFALGTDAFSVSLAIGTKNLRLLLLLKLSFMIGVFHILMPLVGINLGAFLHNFFGNYYFEGTIDSITTAIGSGILMILGMIMIYENLSNKEDQDYSFQLYGWSLIILALSVSIDALSVGVSLGMLDSSMIFNCFVFGVIVTIMVMVGLILGGKIGGLVSENSELLGGIVLILLGIHFLFS